GACCTGCACGCGCTGTTGATCCTTCTGACTCAACATGATCGTCTCCCTGGTCATAGTCCCAGGGTGACATAGTCACGGAACTGTTAGGGGGTGACATTATTGCTGAACTACTACATTTTTCGCGATCTTTCATTGACACAAACCGCCGCCGGGGCTATACTCGGCTCAAAGTTCGCAGCCCAACGTCGCAGTTATGCGTGCCACGTCCATTCATTGGGTCGGACCGGGACTATACGGCAGCGGACGACGGAGCGGCACCGAACCAAATATCGTGGTAGGGCGCGGCGGACCATGAAGCCCGGCCGGGGAGCGTGTACGGCTCCTGTGCTGGGCTTCTGCGTTTTGTGTAACGCGGCACCGACCGCCGGAACGATGCATCGATGGCCGACGTACAGTGGGGTAGATACTGAGTGGTCGGAGGTTCCGTGAACGGCAATCGCGTGGAGGTCTTGGGCCGTTCCGCGAAGCGGCGGGCGGCACCCTGCGGGATCGGGTGAGCCGGATGGGCGAGATGACAACGGTCGAGACGTACCTGGCCGCGAGCCGGCGCGATCGGCGTCTGACGCGGACGACGCTCCACTACATCGCCGACATGATCGACTACTTCGGCAAGGCCCGCGTGTTCGAAGGCGTGTACGGGATGGATTCCCAGCTCGACGAGATCGTCAGCTTCTTTCGCGGGTACGCGATGAGCATGGAGCGGCGGCTGCTGCTCCTCGTCGGACCGCAGGGCTCCGGCAAGTCGATGACGGTGGACCGCCTCAAGCGCCGGCTCGAAGAGTACTCGCACAAGCCGGACGGGGCGCTGTACGCGGTGGAGCGGTGCCCGTTCCACCAACACCCCTTCGACCTGATCCCGGCGGACGCGCGGGAGGCGGAAGGGCTCTGGTGGCACGAGGAAGCCGTGCCGTGTCCGGTCTGCGAGCAGACGGTCGCCGCGTGGGGCGGATGGCGGGCCGTACCGGTGCGGCAGATCTTCATCTCGGCGCGGGACAAGATCGGGGTGGCGAAGCACACGCCGACCGATCTCCGCCGTGAGGACATCACGAACTTTGTCGGCAACATCAACTTTGCGATGCTCAAGGAGCGCGGGTCCACCTACGATCCCGCGGCGTACGACTTCGAGGGCAAGGTGATCTGGGCCAACCGCGGGGTGCTCGATTGGACCGAGGTGTTCAAGAGCCGCCGCCAGCTGCTGTCGCTCCTGCTCGAGCTGATCCAGTCGAAGCGGATCGACCTGGCCAACTTTCCGACCGTCCACGTCGACTCCGTCGTGATCGGGCACACGAACTACCCCGAGTACAACGTGTTCCTCTCCGAGGACATCATGGAGCCGCTCCGGGGGAGGATCCACAAGATCGACTTCCCCTACAACGTGGACGTGGGTGGCGAGACGCGGATCTACCGGGGCCTGGTCGAGCGGGCGAATCGGGTTCGCGGGGAAGAGAAGCACGTTCCCTCGGACGTCTTCGACCTGGCGGCGACCTACGCGGTGAAGACCCGGCAGGAGTCGCAGGGCCTCAAAGGACTCTCTCCGCGCTTCTTTGAAGACGCGTTCTCGCTGGCCTATACTCGCGCCGGACGCTGCATCGATCTCGAGGTGATCACCGACGCGATCGAGCAGACCTTTGCACACCAGTCGATCAAGGACCTCAACCAGAAGGACCTGTTGAAGCTGTTCGAAGAGACCAAGGTCGAGTTCATCAACAAGAAGGTCGACGTGATCGTGGAGGAGATCGTCCCGAGCCACTTCTACGACTACGCGCAGAATCTCTACCTGAACTACCTCGACGTCGCGGCCCGCAGCGTGCTCGGCGAGGCGCTGTCGGACAGTGAGAAGGAGCTGCTCGACGAACTGGAGGGCGTGCTCGTGCAGAAGCGCCAGATCAGCCGCCAGGGGCGCGTCGCGTTCGAGAACGTCTTGCTGGAACGGCGGGACGAGCTGCGCCGGATGAGCTACCGCGACAACGAGCACCTCGCGGGCGCGATCAACGAGGTCGTGTTCAACAAGATCAAGAACTGCCTGCGCCTCTACGAGAAGACCGAGGAGATGGACCAAAAGAGCCGCGACCTGCTGGACGTCCTGCAGCGCAGCGCCGTCGAGGAGCACGGGTACTGCCCGTCGTGCGCGCCGTCGCTGTTCAAGATCATCGGCCGGAGCTTCTAGGGGACCCGGGGCGCGTGTCATGAAGATCCACCGCGGACGCATCGCCCAGTACAAGCACGATGCCCTGCTGCGGGACTATCTCAAGCAGAACCTGAACGACCTGATTCAGCAGAAAGAGCTGATCATCGACGGACGGGTGAAGACCCAGATCGCCACGCTGGATCTGCCGACCCTCAAATTCGGCGAGGACGCGCAGTTCCTGGCCCAGGGCGGGGGCGGCGGCGGCGCCGGGGCGGGCGGCGGTGCGCAGGGGGCCGGCGGCGAGCAGGTCCAGGCACTCGGCGGCTTGCTCGGCGGAGACCACCACGGCCGGGAGCTGACCGTCGAGCTGGACTTCGACGAGTTCGTCCGGTTGGCCCAGGAGGTGCTGCTCGACGAGCTCTGCCTGCCGACGTTCCACGAGCCCACCCGTTCCGGCGAGGTGGAGACCCAGGACACGCCGGAGCTGGACGATCTGGACCGGATCGGGCTCCGGGCCGACCTGAACCTCGAGGAGACGATGGCGCAGAGCCTGCTGCGCAACGCCCGGGAGCGGGGGCAGCTGCAGTACGACGTGGATGTGCAGCAGGACGGGTGGTACTTCATTGAAGATCCCACGACGTTTCGGAACCACCGCTCCGTGGAGATCTACGTCCTGGATATCTCCGGCTCGATGCGCGGCGAGTACCTCGCCCTCGTGCGCAAAACGATCTTCGTCCTCTGGCACTATCTCGAGCGGCGCTATCCGACGAACCTCCGCCGGTACGTCGTCTTCCAGGACGTGGCCGAGGAGAAGGGGCGTGACGAGTTCTTCTGCGTGGAGTCGAGCGGCGGGACGCACATCAGCACCGGGTTTCAGAAGGCGGTGGAGCTGCTGGCCGGGGTGACCGAGTACGACAAGTTCCTGTTCATCTTCACCGACGGGGAGACGAGTTCCGGCGACTTCGACGTGGCGAAGCGCGCGTATGAGGAAGCGCTCGGCGCGTTCGATCTCGTCACCTACGGCCACGTGAACCCCGGCGGCCGGGGCGTCGGCGGCTTCAGCGAGCACGTCCAGGAGACGGTGCGGTCCCGCCAGGGCGCCATCTTCGCGAACCTCGTCGATCTCGAGACGATCCGCGCGACGATGCGGGAGTTTCTCGGCTTCTTCGATGCCCGGGCGGCCGCGGCGGCGCCGCAGTGACCCGCGAGGGGACGGCGATGCTGAGCGAATACGAGCCGGTCATCCGCCGGTTGGAGGGGTTGGCCCACGACCGCGGCCTCGCGTTCGACCCCGTGATCTTCCAGATCACGGACAGCGACGCGATCGCGGAGGTCGCCAGCATGGGCCTCCCCAACCGGTTCATCCACTGGTACTGGGGCGGGGCGTACAAGGAGCTCGTGACCCAGCAGAACAAGGAAGTGTTCACGATCCTCGAGCTGGTGCTCAACACGGCGCCGTCGCACGCGTTCTTGCGGAGCGCCAACACCTATCTGCAGAACGTGTTGGTGATCGCCCACGTCCTCGGCCACGCCGACTTCTTCGCGAACAACCACTGGTACCGCAAGTCCAACAAGAACATGCTGAACCACACCGAGCAGCACGCGCGCCTGATCCGGAGCTACGAGCTCCAGTACGGCCGCGAGCGCGTCGAGAAACTGCTCGACGCGCTGTTGACGGTGGCGACGTCGGTGAACGCGTTCGAGCGGAACCCGCAGGAGCGGCGGAAGCGCCTGATCTACTACCTGGAGGAGCGCGCGCCGCTCGACGAGTTCGAGCGCGTGCTGCTGGACGCGATCTGCGAGGAGGCGGAGTACTTCGACCTCATCCAGCGGACACACCTGATCAACGAGGGCTGGGCGACGTTCATCGAGGCCGAGCTGCTCACCCGGCTGCTGACCGCCCGCCAGTGGGCGAGCCTGTCCGTGCAGCTCTGCAACCGGCCGGCGCCGTACACGATCGGGTACACGCTGTTCAAGCACGTGCGCGACCGCGAGGGGTTCGCGCGGGTGCTAGAGATCCGGCGGTTCTACGAGGACGTGAGCCTGATCGACGTCGCCCTGACGGCAGAGATGGTGCGGCGCCTCGATCTGTTTGTCTACGATCCCAAGGAGAAGCAGAAGAGCTACGACCTCCCGAAGGTCAAGGACATGCTGATCGCGCAGAAACTGTACAAGGGAGAGCCGCGCGTGGAGGTGGACCCGGCGTCGCAGGGCCGGGACCTGCTCCTCGTGCATATGGACGAAGACCGCAAGCTCGAATCAAAGCGCGTCGGGCTGTTCCTGAAGGCCGTGTACGCGTTGTGGCGGAACCCGGTCAAGCTCCGTGCGAACGGCAAGGTGTACACGTACGACCGCCGAGGGCTCTCCTCGACGTAGGGACTCTGCTATAATTGGCGTGAATCGGACGCGGTGGGCGTTGCGGAGGCGGTCCATGATCTGGATGAAGGTACGTACGGTGGCGATGGACCAGCAGATGAACCCCGTCGTGCTGCTCGTCGATCAAGCCGAAACGCTCGCGCTGCCGATCTGGATCGGCACGCCGGAGGCGCAGTCGATCGCGCTCGAGCTGCAGGGCGTGAAGATGCCGCGGCCCATGACCCACGATCTGATCCGCGCGATGCTCACGCACCTCACCGTGAACGTGAGCCGCATCGTGGTGACCGATCTGCAGAACGGGACCTACTTCGCCGAGATCCACTTGACCCGGAACGGCGCGGACGTCGTCGTCGACTCGCGGCCGAGCGACGCGATCGCGCTCGCGCTGCGCACCGAGGCGCCGATCTACGTCGAGGAGAAGGTCGCCGCGACGGCGATCCCGCTGAAGAAGGCGTTCGACGAGCACGAGGTGGAGGAGTTCAAGAAGTTCCTGGACGGCGTCAAGCCCGCGGATTTCGAGAAGAAGCAAAAGGACCGCAAGCTGGAAGAATCGTAGCCCCGCCCCCCTCAGGCCATCACCACCCCGCCCGACAGCACCAGCGTGTGCCCTGTCATGTACGCCGCGGCGTCCGACGCGAGGAACACGGCCGCGCGCGCGACCTCCTCGGGCCGGGCGAACCGGCGCAGCGGAATGCGGGATGTGATCTGCTCGCGCTCCGCGATCGTCCGGTCGGCCTGGAACGCGGTCTCGGTGTAGCCGGGCGCGATCGCGTTCACGCGCACGTGGGGCGCGAGGTCGCGCGCCAGGCACTTCGTGAGCATCAGCACGGCGGCCTTGCTGACGTTGTAGTGGAGCGGGCCGGAGCCCGGCTCGATGCCGCGCATCGACGCGATGTTGACGATCGCGCCGCCCCCGCCTTGCTTGATCATGACCTGCGCGGCGGCTCGGCCGGCGAAGAACGGCCCGGTCACGTGGACCGCCATCATCCGCGACCAGCGCGCTTCGTCGATCTGCCACAGCGTGGCCCGGTCCACGATCCCGGCGTTGTTGACGAGCACGTCCAATCGCCCGAACGCCTTCACCGACTTCGCGATCAGGCCCTGCGCCGCGGCCGGTTCGCCGACGTCGGCCTGCACGGCGACCGCCCGTCCGCCGCTCGCCACGATCGCCTCGGCCACGGCGCGCGCCTCCGCGATCGACCGGGCGGCGTTTACCACCACGGCCGAGCCCTCCCGCGCGAACGCCTGGGCGATCGCGCGTCCGATGCCGCGGCTCGCGCCGGTCACGACGACGACGCTCTCCCGCAGCCGCATCAGGACGGCTTCGGCGCGGATGCCGGGGCGCCGCCGTGCGTGGTCCGCAGTGTCCTGGATGCGGCTTCGACGCTGCGGGCGACCTCACGATACTCGCGCAGCACGCGATCGCGTGCTGCGGCGATCTCGGGCAGCCGATCGGCGGCGCTCGCCGGCACGCGATCCTCGTCGAGCACGCGGGCGCGCGCGTCCGGGGTCACGAGGACGTCCACCTCCAGATCCTCCCACTCCAGCCGCGCGTGCTCGATGCGGGGCGGGCCGCTGAGGTTGAAGTAGTAGGCGAGCGTGGTTCCGTCCGGAGCGATCCAGTGATAGACGTTGTAGGGCCGATCGGTCCAGTAGTATGCGACGGTGAGGGTGCCGGCGGGCAGCGTGAGACCGCCGACCGTCCCGGGCCGCTCGAGCGTGTACAGGAGCACCGCGCGGTCGGCCGTCATCTCCGCGGCGCGGCATGCGTACGTTTTGGTCTCCCCCGCGAGCGTGCGCTTGATCTCGAGGACCTGCATGCCCAGAGGATTCCAACCGCCGAACTCCTTCCCCTCCGTCGGCGGCGTGCCGGCGCGGTCTGACACGCGACGCGGCGGGGCATGGTACCAAATGGACACCTGCGCCGCCCTCCGGGCGTCGGCAGGAGCACGGGTCGCCGGAACGAATAAGCAAACGAGGCAAGCCCGCAGGGTGGGTGTTCCGGCCCGCACTGAACACTACGTCGGGGGGGCGGGGTTGACGACGCGGCACCTGGGTCTTGTCCTGATCGCGTGTGGGTGCGCGGTGCTCGCTCCGCTGGTCCCGCGCGCGGACGCCGCGTCCACCTATACCGTCCGTCAGGGCGACAATCTCTGGACGATCGCCGCCCACCTGAAGGTGAATCTCCAGCAGCTTCTGTCCGCAAACCATCTCACGGCGACATCCATGATTCACCCGGGGGAACGGCTGCGTGTACCCGATGGTCCCGCGGCGCTTCCCGAACAGGGCGCGGCGGCCGCCACGGGGTACGAGGTCCGTCCGGGCGACACGCTGACGGGGATCGCCGCCCGTTTCGGCGTCGGCGTCCAGGCGCTCGTCGCCGCGAACCATCTCTCGCTCGCCTCGACGATTCGACCCGGTCAACAGCTGGCCGTTCCCGGCGCGGTTGCTGCT
This is a stretch of genomic DNA from bacterium. It encodes these proteins:
- a CDS encoding DUF444 family protein, with protein sequence MKIHRGRIAQYKHDALLRDYLKQNLNDLIQQKELIIDGRVKTQIATLDLPTLKFGEDAQFLAQGGGGGGAGAGGGAQGAGGEQVQALGGLLGGDHHGRELTVELDFDEFVRLAQEVLLDELCLPTFHEPTRSGEVETQDTPELDDLDRIGLRADLNLEETMAQSLLRNARERGQLQYDVDVQQDGWYFIEDPTTFRNHRSVEIYVLDISGSMRGEYLALVRKTIFVLWHYLERRYPTNLRRYVVFQDVAEEKGRDEFFCVESSGGTHISTGFQKAVELLAGVTEYDKFLFIFTDGETSSGDFDVAKRAYEEALGAFDLVTYGHVNPGGRGVGGFSEHVQETVRSRQGAIFANLVDLETIRATMREFLGFFDARAAAAAPQ
- a CDS encoding SpoVR family protein; this encodes MLSEYEPVIRRLEGLAHDRGLAFDPVIFQITDSDAIAEVASMGLPNRFIHWYWGGAYKELVTQQNKEVFTILELVLNTAPSHAFLRSANTYLQNVLVIAHVLGHADFFANNHWYRKSNKNMLNHTEQHARLIRSYELQYGRERVEKLLDALLTVATSVNAFERNPQERRKRLIYYLEERAPLDEFERVLLDAICEEAEYFDLIQRTHLINEGWATFIEAELLTRLLTARQWASLSVQLCNRPAPYTIGYTLFKHVRDREGFARVLEIRRFYEDVSLIDVALTAEMVRRLDLFVYDPKEKQKSYDLPKVKDMLIAQKLYKGEPRVEVDPASQGRDLLLVHMDEDRKLESKRVGLFLKAVYALWRNPVKLRANGKVYTYDRRGLSST
- a CDS encoding bifunctional nuclease family protein; translated protein: MIWMKVRTVAMDQQMNPVVLLVDQAETLALPIWIGTPEAQSIALELQGVKMPRPMTHDLIRAMLTHLTVNVSRIVVTDLQNGTYFAEIHLTRNGADVVVDSRPSDAIALALRTEAPIYVEEKVAATAIPLKKAFDEHEVEEFKKFLDGVKPADFEKKQKDRKLEES
- a CDS encoding 3-oxoacyl-ACP reductase family protein; protein product: MRLRESVVVVTGASRGIGRAIAQAFAREGSAVVVNAARSIAEARAVAEAIVASGGRAVAVQADVGEPAAAQGLIAKSVKAFGRLDVLVNNAGIVDRATLWQIDEARWSRMMAVHVTGPFFAGRAAAQVMIKQGGGGAIVNIASMRGIEPGSGPLHYNVSKAAVLMLTKCLARDLAPHVRVNAIAPGYTETAFQADRTIAEREQITSRIPLRRFARPEEVARAAVFLASDAAAYMTGHTLVLSGGVVMA
- a CDS encoding DUF402 domain-containing protein, encoding MSIWYHAPPRRVSDRAGTPPTEGKEFGGWNPLGMQVLEIKRTLAGETKTYACRAAEMTADRAVLLYTLERPGTVGGLTLPAGTLTVAYYWTDRPYNVYHWIAPDGTTLAYYFNLSGPPRIEHARLEWEDLEVDVLVTPDARARVLDEDRVPASAADRLPEIAAARDRVLREYREVARSVEAASRTLRTTHGGAPASAPKPS